Proteins from one Streptomyces sp. NBC_00390 genomic window:
- a CDS encoding serine hydrolase → MAGESPDRSEQGKSSGETTQGERDPRLAVFRQATPRTEPVDQPTAVFTTRPRDAEPDSSAASADPADEPAPSGNDARLRAAVAAWVATADENEETSAPAEEASAADEAAGTPEGSATDAGAPGAAPVAGERDSGTGAQTEPESASDGDAVTSGDVTAGTTADDNTADEASAETEGPAGPAPRKSASAADEDASEAATSAPDEPPADEMTSAEPEAEAPEASEAAREPLTEAEGPAEPVEPEEAPADADEAARATVPADAGADAEADAEAEAEAEPGPGSASSSDRGDASDAADDADRTGSQDAADGSDDERPRPSWAQKKASSDSGEGGEGDEESANAKPARGPVDQPTAVFKSLRRPAVDQPTTALKVPPVPKPAQSDKPARPTPEPAEGGSKARRDSTFVPLRRDDAQASAPAAPRPATAEPAAPKPAAEPAAPVSLAESERTKQQPMPPLPPLDLLAELTNTPPPPQTPVRTLVRRVKIWTPLAVLVLIIFAVVQLVRPLPEPQLGLSAQETFTFEGGQLSLPWPSEGQGAAEVVGVGSLGTYGAQKPAPIASVAKTMTAWVILRDHPITGKEVGPKITVDKQAEDESKIDDESTAAISQGQQFTEKQMLQMLMIPSGNNAARLLARWDAGSEAKFVEKMNDAAKDLGMTGSTYTDPSGLKASTVSTPQDQLKLAKKVMENDIFREIVNTTQTTVDGLAKPIRNNNDRALLLDGVGGIKTGSSTPAGGNLLWAANALVDGKPRRIVGIVMGAQNADQLWKKLELAIDYSIEVIQAAQQGVTSTTVVKKGDVVGHVDDGLGGRTPVVATKDLKAVGWAGLKVQIKISGGNAKIPHTARAGTEVGEVTVGSGPGKVSAPVELQRDLAEPGLGAKLTRVG, encoded by the coding sequence GTGGCGGGCGAGTCCCCCGACAGGTCGGAACAGGGGAAGTCGTCGGGGGAGACGACTCAGGGCGAACGCGACCCGCGACTCGCCGTGTTCCGTCAGGCGACCCCGAGGACCGAACCGGTGGACCAGCCGACGGCGGTCTTCACGACGCGCCCGCGCGACGCGGAGCCCGACTCCTCTGCTGCCTCCGCCGATCCGGCCGACGAACCGGCTCCGTCCGGGAACGACGCACGGCTGCGCGCGGCGGTTGCGGCCTGGGTGGCCACGGCGGACGAGAACGAGGAGACTTCGGCGCCGGCCGAGGAAGCGTCGGCCGCCGATGAGGCTGCCGGGACGCCGGAGGGGTCCGCCACGGACGCCGGGGCGCCCGGGGCGGCTCCGGTTGCCGGCGAGCGCGATTCCGGCACGGGGGCGCAGACGGAGCCGGAGTCGGCCTCGGACGGCGACGCGGTGACCTCCGGCGACGTCACAGCCGGCACCACCGCCGATGACAACACCGCCGACGAGGCGTCCGCGGAGACGGAAGGTCCGGCCGGGCCGGCTCCTCGCAAGAGCGCCTCTGCCGCGGACGAGGACGCTTCGGAGGCGGCCACCTCGGCGCCGGACGAGCCGCCCGCCGACGAGATGACCTCCGCAGAACCCGAAGCGGAAGCCCCCGAAGCCTCTGAAGCGGCGCGTGAGCCCCTCACGGAGGCCGAGGGCCCCGCTGAGCCGGTGGAGCCCGAGGAGGCGCCTGCGGACGCCGACGAGGCCGCTCGTGCCACGGTCCCGGCCGACGCCGGCGCGGACGCGGAGGCAGATGCGGAAGCCGAAGCGGAAGCCGAGCCCGGGCCCGGCTCAGCGTCGTCGAGCGACCGCGGCGACGCGTCCGACGCGGCCGATGACGCCGACCGGACCGGCTCCCAGGACGCCGCCGACGGCTCCGACGACGAACGTCCCCGGCCTTCCTGGGCCCAGAAGAAAGCTTCCTCGGATTCCGGCGAGGGTGGCGAGGGCGACGAAGAATCTGCGAACGCAAAGCCCGCACGCGGTCCCGTCGATCAGCCCACGGCCGTCTTCAAGTCGCTGCGGCGGCCCGCCGTCGACCAGCCCACCACCGCGCTCAAGGTGCCTCCGGTACCCAAGCCGGCACAGTCCGACAAGCCCGCGCGGCCGACGCCCGAGCCCGCCGAGGGCGGGTCGAAGGCCCGTCGCGACAGTACGTTCGTGCCGCTGCGACGCGACGACGCGCAGGCATCCGCCCCTGCGGCCCCCAGACCCGCGACCGCGGAGCCCGCGGCCCCCAAGCCCGCCGCCGAGCCGGCCGCGCCCGTCTCGCTCGCCGAGTCCGAGCGCACCAAGCAGCAGCCCATGCCGCCGCTGCCCCCGCTCGACCTGCTCGCCGAGCTCACCAACACCCCGCCGCCGCCCCAGACCCCCGTCCGCACGCTGGTGCGACGCGTCAAGATCTGGACTCCGCTGGCCGTCCTGGTGCTGATCATCTTTGCTGTCGTGCAGCTTGTGCGTCCGCTGCCCGAACCCCAGTTGGGGCTCTCGGCCCAGGAGACGTTCACCTTCGAGGGCGGACAGCTCAGCCTTCCCTGGCCCAGTGAGGGCCAGGGAGCGGCAGAGGTCGTGGGTGTCGGCAGCCTCGGGACGTACGGCGCCCAGAAGCCCGCCCCCATCGCCAGCGTCGCCAAGACGATGACGGCGTGGGTGATCCTCCGCGACCACCCCATCACGGGCAAGGAGGTCGGCCCGAAGATCACCGTCGACAAGCAGGCCGAGGACGAGTCGAAGATCGACGACGAGTCCACGGCGGCGATCTCGCAGGGACAGCAGTTCACCGAGAAGCAGATGCTCCAGATGCTGATGATCCCGTCCGGGAACAACGCGGCGCGTCTGCTGGCCCGCTGGGACGCCGGCTCCGAGGCCAAGTTCGTCGAGAAGATGAACGACGCCGCCAAGGACCTCGGTATGACGGGCAGCACCTACACCGACCCGAGCGGTCTGAAGGCCAGCACCGTCTCCACTCCGCAGGACCAGCTCAAGCTGGCCAAGAAGGTCATGGAGAACGACATCTTCCGGGAGATCGTCAACACGACCCAGACCACGGTCGACGGCCTCGCCAAGCCGATCCGCAACAACAACGACCGCGCCCTGCTGCTGGACGGTGTGGGCGGCATCAAGACCGGTTCCTCCACCCCGGCCGGCGGCAATCTGCTCTGGGCGGCGAACGCCCTGGTCGACGGCAAGCCCCGCCGCATCGTCGGGATAGTGATGGGTGCGCAGAACGCCGACCAGCTCTGGAAGAAGCTCGAGCTGGCGATCGACTACAGCATCGAGGTCATCCAGGCGGCCCAGCAGGGCGTCACCTCCACCACGGTCGTCAAGAAGGGCGATGTCGTCGGCCATGTCGACGACGGTCTCGGCGGCCGTACCCCGGTCGTCGCCACCAAGGACCTCAAGGCGGTCGGCTGGGCGGGTCTGAAGGTCCAGATCAAGATCTCTGGCGGGAACGCCAAGATCCCGCACACGGCCAGGGCGGGCACGGAGGTCGGCGAGGTCACGGTCGGCTCGGGGCCGGGCAAGGTCTCCGCGCCGGTCGAGCTCCAGCGGGACCTGGCGGAGCCCGGTCTCGGCGCCAAGCTGACCCGGGTCGGATAG
- a CDS encoding DUF397 domain-containing protein — translation MAITQGGTQAWTKSSYSTGNGACVEVKSPVVQTISVRDSKVPAGPTITFVPESWTAFVNEVGHGTHGLD, via the coding sequence ATGGCAATCACCCAAGGCGGCACCCAGGCCTGGACCAAGTCCTCGTACTCCACGGGAAACGGGGCGTGCGTAGAGGTCAAGTCCCCTGTTGTGCAGACCATTTCCGTTCGGGATTCCAAGGTCCCGGCCGGCCCGACCATCACCTTCGTCCCCGAGTCGTGGACAGCGTTCGTCAACGAAGTGGGTCACGGCACGCACGGCCTCGACTGA
- a CDS encoding helix-turn-helix domain-containing protein encodes MASNVNPTVRRRRLGQELRRLRELKGMTAEEVAERLLVSQSKISRLENGRRSISQRDVRDLCGVYEVEDHRIVDSLMQMAKDSRQQGWWHAFGDIPYSVYIGLETDAASLRVYEPQVVPGLLQTRQYAEALIAGALPESGATDIEKRVGVRLRRQERIRDDEHPLRLWVVIDESALRRVVGDRQLMREQLEHLVEMSQQPHVTVQVLPFDMGAHPGINGQYAILEFPDASDSSVVYIEGVTSDLYLEKANDVQKYSVMYEHLRAQALNVEQTRQFIAGIAKKYANGGL; translated from the coding sequence GTGGCGTCCAACGTCAATCCCACCGTCAGGAGACGCCGATTGGGTCAGGAGCTGCGCCGGCTCCGCGAACTCAAAGGCATGACGGCCGAGGAGGTGGCGGAGCGCCTGCTCGTCTCCCAGTCGAAGATCAGCCGACTCGAGAACGGCCGCCGCTCCATCAGCCAGCGCGATGTCCGCGACCTCTGCGGCGTGTACGAGGTCGAGGACCACCGTATCGTGGACTCGCTGATGCAGATGGCCAAGGATTCGCGCCAGCAGGGCTGGTGGCACGCCTTCGGCGACATCCCGTACAGCGTCTACATCGGCCTGGAGACGGACGCGGCGAGTCTGCGCGTCTACGAACCCCAGGTCGTTCCCGGCCTGCTGCAGACGCGGCAGTACGCCGAGGCACTGATCGCCGGCGCGCTGCCGGAGAGCGGGGCCACCGACATCGAGAAGCGCGTCGGAGTCCGGCTGCGCCGTCAGGAGCGGATCCGGGACGACGAGCATCCGCTGCGGCTGTGGGTGGTGATCGACGAGTCCGCGCTGCGCCGCGTGGTCGGCGACAGGCAGCTGATGCGCGAGCAGCTGGAGCATCTGGTCGAAATGTCGCAGCAGCCGCATGTCACCGTCCAGGTGCTGCCTTTCGATATGGGCGCACATCCGGGCATCAACGGCCAGTACGCGATCCTCGAGTTCCCCGACGCGTCGGACTCCAGCGTCGTCTACATCGAGGGCGTGACCAGCGACCTGTACCTGGAGAAGGCCAACGATGTGCAGAAGTACAGCGTCATGTACGAGCATCTGCGCGCCCAGGCTCTGAACGTGGAACAGACCCGGCAGTTCATCGCGGGCATCGCCAAGAAGTACGCGAACGGCGGTCTCTGA
- a CDS encoding ADP-ribosylglycohydrolase family protein: MSAATTAVWGRAEQQDFRARVRGALLGGAVGDALGAGVAALTLDGIRAAHGPEGATDFVPVHGRRGAVTAATQLTLFTVDGLIRAQVRRDTGAWHPPTDLHRAYLRWAATQSDWGPDERRKDNGWLAREEWLYSRRDPSRASVTGLADENMGTLAAPKNPTARDAGAAVRSAPFGLLVGWEPQLVCQLAVECAAQTHGHPTAYLAAGAFAVIVHGLARGETVDASVQRALALLAARPGHQPVTDGLKEALGAVRQGIPGPTRVAALGEGHNAEDALAIAVYCVLVGEDIRHGLRLAVNHDGPSQTTGALTGALLGALHGETALPPAWLCELEGRSTLLEIADDFAMEMTQGPALHSPTATAPGWLQRYPRGAAELT, encoded by the coding sequence GTGAGCGCAGCAACCACGGCCGTGTGGGGCCGTGCCGAGCAGCAGGACTTCCGCGCCCGGGTGCGCGGGGCCCTGCTCGGCGGCGCCGTCGGCGATGCGCTCGGTGCCGGCGTCGCGGCGCTCACCCTGGACGGGATCCGGGCCGCGCACGGGCCGGAAGGCGCCACCGACTTCGTGCCCGTGCACGGCCGCCGCGGCGCCGTGACCGCCGCCACACAGCTGACCCTGTTCACCGTGGACGGGCTGATCCGCGCCCAGGTGCGCCGCGACACCGGCGCCTGGCATCCGCCCACCGACCTGCACCGGGCGTATCTGCGCTGGGCCGCCACCCAGAGCGACTGGGGTCCCGACGAGCGGCGCAAGGACAACGGCTGGCTCGCCCGCGAGGAGTGGCTCTACAGCCGCCGCGACCCCTCCCGGGCCTCGGTGACCGGGCTCGCCGACGAGAACATGGGCACCCTCGCGGCGCCCAAGAACCCGACCGCCCGGGACGCGGGCGCGGCGGTGCGGTCCGCGCCGTTCGGACTGCTGGTGGGCTGGGAACCGCAGCTGGTGTGCCAGCTGGCCGTCGAGTGCGCCGCGCAGACGCACGGCCACCCGACCGCGTACCTCGCCGCCGGTGCGTTCGCCGTGATCGTTCACGGGCTCGCCCGCGGCGAGACGGTCGACGCCTCGGTGCAGCGGGCGCTCGCCCTGCTGGCGGCCCGCCCCGGGCACCAGCCCGTCACGGACGGCCTCAAGGAGGCGCTCGGAGCCGTACGGCAGGGCATCCCGGGCCCGACAAGAGTCGCGGCGCTCGGTGAGGGCCACAACGCCGAGGACGCGCTGGCGATCGCTGTCTACTGCGTTCTCGTGGGCGAGGACATCCGCCACGGCCTGCGCCTCGCGGTCAACCACGACGGGCCTTCGCAGACCACGGGCGCGCTGACCGGCGCGCTGCTGGGTGCGCTGCACGGCGAGACGGCGCTGCCGCCGGCCTGGCTGTGCGAACTGGAGGGCCGTTCCACGCTGCTGGAGATCGCGGACGACTTCGCGATGGAGATGACCCAGGGCCCGGCCCTGCACAGCCCGACGGCAACGGCCCCGGGGTGGCTCCAGCGCTACCCGCGGGGCGCGGCGGAACTGACGTAG
- a CDS encoding MFS transporter — protein MTTAEPTHRSGTSAGPRIRVPAQPQSGGPREPVAPTGPAAPGFARGLRDRPTRHPVAFTTAVAALAHLLWFFLGANSGGDLAAQDAWAEFVGRHPDSAYNLAWYGGMHPVSYSVVSPYVMWALGVRTTMIVAGTVSAALTALILVRVRAVRNPVACSLAGVFAFLCNALSGRVTFGLGMMFALGSVAAVFCWPYRWRTRRWAKAAVAVPFAGLATAASPVAGLFLGVVAAALFLNGRRPGAYAVGLAPVLVVALSAWLFPFSGTQPMSIATLSLPFLYGVLVLVLVPKPWRTVRTAAAVYAVGTLLTWVFDSQIGSNVSRLAMLFAGVVLLAALPYAVPRSRKWYALVVAVAGLNFWIGFKGVDDIVRTAPTASWHRELAPLVDRLQEAHAERGRVEVVPASSHREASALAPYVNLARGWNRQADMKRNPLFYDEENVLTAESYRAWLDRWAVHYVVLPEGAPDSSGAVREAELVREGQPYLKRIWGDSNWQLFAVKDPVPLATPSATVEDAGPDGMTIRVESAGRVLIRVPYSPWLSIVDEDGKSVAAPQETLASQQREDGPRDFVNLHGCLLQADQDAEGDEWTELLAPRPGVYRLAAPYQLLRGTPCPDELR, from the coding sequence GTGACCACCGCCGAGCCGACGCACAGGAGCGGCACCAGCGCCGGGCCGCGAATACGAGTTCCCGCGCAGCCGCAGTCCGGTGGCCCGAGGGAACCCGTGGCTCCCACGGGGCCCGCCGCCCCCGGGTTCGCGCGCGGCCTGCGCGACCGGCCGACGCGTCACCCCGTCGCCTTCACGACGGCCGTCGCCGCGCTCGCGCATCTGCTGTGGTTCTTCCTCGGCGCGAACAGCGGCGGCGACCTCGCGGCCCAGGACGCCTGGGCCGAGTTCGTCGGCCGCCATCCCGACTCGGCGTACAACCTCGCCTGGTACGGCGGGATGCACCCGGTCTCGTACAGCGTGGTGTCCCCGTATGTGATGTGGGCGCTCGGTGTGCGTACGACGATGATCGTCGCGGGCACGGTCTCGGCCGCCCTGACGGCGCTGATCCTGGTGCGGGTGCGGGCCGTCCGCAATCCCGTCGCCTGCTCGCTCGCCGGCGTGTTCGCGTTCCTGTGCAACGCGCTCTCCGGCCGGGTGACGTTCGGCCTCGGCATGATGTTCGCGCTCGGCTCGGTCGCGGCCGTGTTCTGCTGGCCGTACCGCTGGCGTACGCGGCGCTGGGCGAAGGCCGCCGTCGCCGTCCCGTTCGCCGGACTCGCCACCGCGGCGAGCCCGGTCGCGGGCCTGTTCCTCGGGGTCGTCGCCGCCGCGCTGTTCCTGAACGGCCGTCGCCCGGGCGCGTACGCCGTCGGCCTGGCCCCCGTCCTCGTCGTGGCGTTGTCGGCCTGGCTGTTCCCCTTCTCCGGTACGCAGCCGATGTCGATCGCGACGCTGTCGCTGCCGTTCCTGTACGGGGTGCTCGTTCTCGTCCTCGTACCGAAGCCCTGGCGCACCGTGCGCACGGCTGCCGCGGTGTACGCCGTCGGCACGCTGCTGACGTGGGTGTTCGACTCCCAGATCGGGTCGAACGTGTCGCGGCTCGCCATGCTCTTCGCCGGTGTGGTGCTGCTCGCCGCCCTCCCGTACGCGGTCCCGCGCTCCCGCAAGTGGTACGCGCTCGTGGTCGCGGTCGCGGGGCTCAACTTCTGGATCGGCTTCAAGGGCGTCGACGACATCGTGCGCACCGCCCCGACGGCCTCCTGGCACCGTGAGCTCGCGCCGCTGGTCGACCGCCTCCAGGAGGCGCACGCCGAACGCGGCCGGGTGGAGGTCGTCCCGGCGTCCAGCCACCGCGAGGCGTCCGCGCTCGCCCCGTACGTCAACCTGGCCCGCGGCTGGAACCGCCAGGCGGACATGAAGCGCAACCCACTCTTCTACGACGAGGAGAACGTCCTCACCGCGGAGAGCTACCGCGCCTGGCTGGACCGGTGGGCCGTGCACTACGTGGTGCTGCCCGAGGGGGCGCCCGACTCCAGCGGCGCGGTGCGCGAGGCGGAGCTGGTGCGCGAGGGGCAGCCGTATCTGAAGCGGATCTGGGGTGACTCCAACTGGCAGCTGTTCGCCGTCAAGGACCCCGTGCCGCTGGCCACCCCGTCGGCCACGGTGGAGGACGCGGGCCCGGACGGGATGACGATCCGGGTGGAGTCGGCGGGCCGGGTGCTGATCCGGGTGCCGTACTCGCCGTGGCTGAGCATCGTCGACGAGGACGGCAAGAGCGTGGCGGCCCCGCAGGAGACGCTGGCGTCGCAGCAACGCGAGGACGGACCGAGGGACTTCGTCAATCTGCACGGGTGTCTGCTGCAGGCGGACCAGGACGCGGAGGGCGACGAGTGGACCGAACTGCTCGCGCCCCGGCCGGGGGTGTACAGACTGGCCGCTCCGTACCAGCTGCTGCGCGGAACGCCCTGCCCCGATGAACTGCGGTAG
- a CDS encoding bifunctional FO biosynthesis protein CofGH → MTDHQAPDQAGDQPGRPTANAMRRALKRARDGVALDVAEAAVLLQARGADLDDLAASAGRVRDAGLEAAGRPGAITYSKSVFIPLTRLCRDKCHYCTFVTVPGKLRRAGHGMFMSPEEVLDIARRGAAAGCKEALITLGDKPEDRWPEAREWLDAHGYDDTIAYVRATAIRILEETGLLPHLNPGVMSWTDFQRLKPVAPSMGMMLETTAERLWSEPGGPHYGSPDKEPAVRLRVLEDAGRSSVPFTSGLLIGIGETYEERAEALFALRRVSRAYHGIQELIMQNFRAKPDTAMRGMPDAELDELVATVAVARHIMGPSACLQAPPNLVDDEYVRLIGAGIDDWGGVSPLTPDHVNPERPWPQIDELAARSLSAGFRLEERLCVYPEFVRRGEPWLDPRLLPHVRALADPQTGLARPDVTPAGLPWQEPDEAFTATGRTDLHRSIDTEGRTHDRRDDFDEVYGDWEALREAAVPGMVPQRVDTDVRAALATAADDPTKLTDDEALALLHADGPALDTLTRIADELRRSVVGDDVTYIVTRNINFTNVCYTGCRFCAFAQRRTDADAYTLSLSQVADRAEQAWDVGAVEVCMQGGIHPDLPGTAYFDIARAVKERVPGMHVHAFSPMEVVNGATRTGLSIREWLTAAKEAGLDSIPGTAAEILDDEVRWVLTKGKLPTATWIEVVKTAHELGIRSSSTMMYGHVDQPRHWLGHFRTLARIQQETGGFTEFVTLPFIHTNAPVYLAGIARPGPTIRDNRAVTAMARLLLHPHITNIQTSWVKLGAEGAAQMLRSGANDLGGTLMEETISRMAGSSYGSYRSVRDLTAIAEAAGRSARPRTTLYGEVPAERQQAALASDGHLPELLPLLPD, encoded by the coding sequence ATGACGGATCACCAGGCCCCAGACCAGGCCGGAGACCAGCCCGGGCGCCCCACCGCGAACGCCATGCGCCGCGCGCTCAAGCGCGCGAGGGACGGGGTCGCCCTCGATGTCGCCGAGGCCGCCGTGCTGTTGCAGGCACGCGGCGCCGACCTCGACGACCTCGCCGCGTCCGCCGGGCGGGTGCGGGACGCCGGGCTCGAGGCGGCCGGGCGGCCGGGGGCGATCACGTACTCGAAGAGCGTCTTCATCCCGCTCACCCGGCTGTGCCGCGACAAGTGCCACTACTGCACCTTCGTCACCGTCCCGGGCAAGCTGCGCCGCGCCGGGCACGGGATGTTCATGTCTCCCGAGGAGGTCCTGGACATCGCCCGCCGCGGGGCCGCGGCGGGCTGCAAGGAAGCGCTGATCACGCTGGGGGACAAGCCCGAGGACCGCTGGCCCGAGGCGCGTGAGTGGCTCGACGCGCACGGCTACGACGACACCATCGCGTATGTACGGGCCACGGCGATCCGCATCCTGGAGGAGACCGGACTTCTCCCCCACCTCAATCCCGGTGTCATGTCCTGGACGGACTTCCAGCGCCTCAAGCCGGTCGCCCCGTCGATGGGCATGATGCTCGAGACCACGGCCGAGCGTCTGTGGTCCGAGCCCGGAGGGCCGCACTACGGGTCGCCGGACAAGGAGCCGGCCGTACGGCTGCGCGTGCTGGAGGACGCGGGCCGCTCGTCCGTCCCCTTCACCAGTGGGCTGCTCATCGGGATCGGCGAGACGTACGAGGAGCGGGCCGAGGCGCTGTTCGCGCTGCGCCGCGTCTCCCGTGCGTACCACGGCATCCAGGAACTGATCATGCAGAACTTCCGCGCCAAGCCGGACACGGCCATGCGCGGTATGCCGGACGCCGAACTGGACGAGCTGGTCGCCACCGTCGCCGTCGCCCGCCACATCATGGGGCCCTCCGCCTGTCTGCAGGCCCCGCCGAACCTCGTGGACGACGAGTACGTACGGCTCATCGGCGCCGGGATCGACGACTGGGGCGGCGTCTCACCGCTCACGCCCGACCACGTCAACCCCGAGCGTCCCTGGCCGCAGATCGACGAGCTCGCGGCCCGGTCGCTGTCCGCCGGATTCCGGCTGGAGGAACGGCTCTGCGTGTACCCGGAGTTCGTCCGGCGAGGCGAACCCTGGCTCGACCCCCGCCTGCTCCCGCACGTGCGGGCGCTCGCCGACCCGCAGACCGGTCTGGCACGCCCGGACGTCACACCCGCCGGGCTGCCCTGGCAGGAGCCCGACGAGGCGTTCACCGCCACCGGGCGCACCGATCTGCACCGGAGCATCGACACCGAGGGCCGGACGCACGACCGCCGCGACGACTTCGACGAGGTGTACGGGGACTGGGAGGCGCTGCGCGAGGCCGCCGTACCCGGCATGGTCCCGCAGCGCGTCGACACGGACGTCCGCGCGGCCCTCGCCACGGCCGCCGACGATCCCACCAAGCTCACCGACGACGAGGCCCTCGCGCTGCTGCACGCCGACGGGCCCGCGCTCGACACGCTCACCCGGATCGCCGACGAACTGCGCAGATCGGTCGTCGGCGACGACGTCACCTACATCGTCACGCGCAACATCAACTTCACCAATGTCTGTTACACCGGCTGCCGCTTCTGTGCCTTCGCCCAGCGGCGCACGGACGCCGACGCCTACACGCTCTCCCTCTCCCAGGTCGCGGACCGCGCCGAACAGGCGTGGGACGTCGGAGCGGTCGAGGTGTGCATGCAGGGCGGCATCCATCCCGACCTCCCCGGCACGGCGTACTTCGACATCGCGCGCGCGGTCAAGGAACGCGTACCCGGCATGCATGTGCACGCCTTCTCGCCGATGGAGGTCGTCAACGGCGCGACCCGGACCGGGCTGTCGATCCGCGAGTGGCTGACGGCGGCGAAGGAGGCGGGCCTCGACTCCATCCCGGGGACCGCCGCGGAGATCCTCGACGACGAGGTCCGCTGGGTCCTCACCAAGGGGAAGCTGCCCACCGCCACCTGGATCGAGGTGGTCAAGACCGCCCACGAGCTGGGCATCCGCTCCAGCTCCACCATGATGTACGGCCATGTCGACCAGCCCCGCCACTGGCTCGGCCACTTCCGTACGCTCGCCCGCATCCAGCAGGAGACCGGTGGTTTCACCGAGTTCGTGACGCTGCCCTTCATCCACACCAACGCGCCCGTGTATCTGGCGGGAATCGCCCGGCCCGGCCCGACGATCCGGGACAACCGGGCCGTCACCGCCATGGCCCGCCTCCTCCTCCACCCCCACATCACCAACATCCAGACCAGCTGGGTGAAGCTGGGGGCGGAAGGCGCGGCGCAGATGCTCCGGTCCGGGGCGAACGACCTCGGCGGCACGCTGATGGAGGAGACCATCTCCCGGATGGCGGGTTCCAGCTACGGCTCGTACCGATCCGTGCGCGACCTCACCGCCATCGCGGAGGCGGCCGGACGGTCGGCCAGGCCGCGGACGACCCTGTACGGGGAGGTACCGGCCGAGCGGCAACAGGCCGCCCTCGCTTCCGACGGACATCTGCCCGAGCTGCTGCCGCTGCTGCCGGACTGA
- a CDS encoding SDR family oxidoreductase: MLLQGKTVIVSGVGAGLGHQIAATAVREGGNAVLGARTEANLVKFAAEIDPGGGHTAYRATDITDETQCDALAALALERFGRIDAVVHVAAWDSYFGGLEDADFTTWQSVVDVNLLGTLRMTRACLPALKERGGSVVVIGTQSAVAAPSQVRQAAYAASKGALTSAMYSLARELGPYRIRVNTVLPGWMWGPPVQAYVQFTAHTEGVPESEVLGRLTERMALPELATDGDVAEAVTFLASDRARAITGQSLLVNAGELMR, from the coding sequence ATGCTGCTGCAGGGGAAGACCGTCATCGTGTCCGGTGTCGGCGCCGGTCTCGGGCACCAGATCGCGGCGACCGCCGTACGAGAGGGGGGCAACGCGGTCCTGGGTGCCCGCACGGAGGCGAACCTCGTGAAGTTCGCCGCCGAGATCGACCCCGGCGGCGGGCACACCGCGTACCGCGCCACCGACATCACGGACGAGACGCAGTGCGACGCGCTGGCGGCACTGGCGCTGGAGCGCTTCGGCCGGATCGACGCCGTCGTCCATGTCGCGGCCTGGGACAGCTACTTCGGCGGCCTCGAGGACGCCGACTTCACGACCTGGCAGTCGGTCGTGGACGTGAACCTGCTGGGCACGCTGCGCATGACCCGCGCCTGCCTGCCCGCGCTGAAGGAGCGGGGAGGTTCGGTGGTCGTCATCGGTACGCAGTCGGCGGTGGCCGCGCCCTCGCAGGTGCGGCAGGCGGCGTACGCGGCCTCCAAGGGGGCGCTGACCTCGGCGATGTACTCGCTCGCGCGGGAGCTGGGCCCGTATCGGATCCGAGTGAACACGGTGCTGCCCGGCTGGATGTGGGGGCCGCCGGTCCAGGCGTATGTGCAGTTCACCGCGCACACGGAGGGAGTACCGGAGAGCGAGGTGCTGGGCCGGCTCACCGAGCGGATGGCCCTGCCTGAACTGGCCACGGACGGGGACGTGGCGGAGGCCGTCACCTTCCTCGCGTCCGACCGGGCGCGGGCGATCACCGGACAGTCGCTGCTCGTCAACGCGGGTGAGCTGATGCGGTAA
- a CDS encoding GOLPH3/VPS74 family protein, with protein MGKSRRTLPEELLLLALDPTTGTTAQPQSLDLGLAGAQLVELALAGRIAPDGDRIAVVMPRPTGDPTLDSALELLRRRGSPVRAVHWIGGPRLGLRQIYLSHLERCGMVHAVEGQMCGVLPTTRYQATETAISRDIRARLDSAIRTGVPPDPRTAALAALAHAVGLGKHLYPGNEGRSSRSRLRDLIRHDPMGGLVAHAVMDVQNGAAAQPRRSPAPGGGRQPGPVPMQPRRGSMARVAAH; from the coding sequence ATGGGCAAGAGCCGCAGAACACTTCCGGAAGAGCTTCTGCTGCTCGCTCTGGACCCGACGACGGGTACCACAGCGCAGCCGCAGTCGCTCGACCTCGGCCTGGCCGGTGCACAGCTAGTGGAGCTGGCTCTGGCAGGTCGGATAGCCCCGGACGGGGATCGTATCGCCGTGGTGATGCCACGGCCGACAGGAGATCCGACTTTGGACTCCGCACTGGAACTGCTGCGCAGGCGTGGCAGTCCGGTTCGGGCGGTCCACTGGATCGGCGGACCCCGGCTGGGGCTCCGTCAGATTTACCTCTCGCATCTGGAGCGGTGCGGCATGGTGCATGCCGTGGAGGGCCAGATGTGCGGAGTGCTGCCGACGACTCGCTACCAGGCGACGGAGACGGCGATCAGCCGGGACATCAGGGCCCGGCTGGACAGTGCGATCCGCACCGGCGTACCGCCGGACCCGCGGACCGCGGCGCTCGCCGCGCTGGCCCACGCGGTCGGTCTCGGCAAGCACCTGTACCCCGGCAACGAAGGGCGTTCCTCGAGATCCCGCCTGCGGGACCTCATCAGGCACGACCCGATGGGCGGCCTCGTGGCTCACGCCGTGATGGACGTCCAGAACGGTGCGGCCGCACAGCCGCGCCGCAGCCCTGCCCCCGGCGGTGGACGCCAGCCGGGTCCTGTGCCGATGCAACCGCGCCGCGGGAGCATGGCCCGCGTCGCCGCGCACTGA